A single window of Falco peregrinus isolate bFalPer1 chromosome 11, bFalPer1.pri, whole genome shotgun sequence DNA harbors:
- the LOC101915403 gene encoding potassium channel subfamily K member 16 produces the protein MPLLTIHNRQISWTPLLVLGYLFYLLLGATVFQLLEKQAETHFRDQFQLEKLKFLQNYTCLDRQALEQFVQVLMEAWEKGINPEGNSTNPSNWDFSNSFFFAGTVVTTIGYGNLSPSTVAGQIFCVFYALFGVPLNLAFLNQLGRGLNAHLMTLERWVQKPGRAQVVQTLAVAIFLTAGTLLFLVFPPLVFSYVEGWSYGEGFYFTFITLSTIGFGDYVVGNKEAGLGARRAAPGRSLRRGAGRGGGTSCPARPRWEGAGRGQAGGEALGAGRAPCPARRSPPLLPPPARQLLRRRGRWWRRGSSGGGGGAGGCRRCCWSTWAMWGWAPACCRRWSGRPRCGRPNTSSGSTGSCWATTPACRGPACSGSSRVSSKPTKAA, from the exons atgccCCTCCTCACCATTCACAACCGGCAGATCAGCTGGACTCCGCTGCTGGTACTAGGGTATCTCTTTTACCTCCTCCTGGGCGCCACGGtgttccagctgctggagaagcaggCAGAGACCCACTTTCGGGACCAGTTCCAGCTGGAGAAGCTCAAGTTCCTGCAGAACTACACATGCTTGGACAGGCAAGCCCTGGAGCAGTTTGTACAG GTCCTCATGGAAGCATGGGAAAAAGGGATCAACCCAGAAGGAAATTCTACAAATCCCAGTAACTGGGACTTCAGCAACTCCTTCTTTTTTGCAGGAACGGTTGTCACCACTATAG gttaTGGTAACCTGTCCCCCAGCACGGTGGCAGGGCAGatcttctgtgtgttttatgCCTTATTCGGAGTGCCCCTCAACCTGGCCTTCCTTAACCAGCTGGGAAGAGGACTCAATGCCCACCTGATGACCCTGGAAAGATGGGTGCAAAAGCCAGGCCGTGCCCAG GTGGTTCAAACACTGGCAGTAGCCATCTTCCTGACTGCTGGGACCTTGCTTTTTCTAGTATTCCCACCATTGGTCTTCAGTTACGTAGAAGGCTGGAGCTACGGAGAAGGTTTTTACTTCACCTTCATCACTCTGAGCACCATTGGATTTGGGGACTACGTAGTAGGTAATAAAGAAG CCGGGCTCGGGGCCCGCCGGGCGGCACCGGGGCGCAGCctgcggcggggagcggggcggggcggcgggaccagctgcccggcccggccccggtgGGAAGGGGCAGGTCGGGGCCAGGCCGGGGGGGAGGCGCTGGGGGCCGGCCgggcaccctgccctgcccggcgcAGCCCTCCGCTCctcccgcccccggcccggcagcTTCTCCGGCGGCGGGGCCGATGGTGGCGGcgcggcagcagcggcggcggcgggggcgctgGGGGGTGCCGGCGCTGCTGCTGGTCTACGTGGGCTATGTGGGGCTGGGCGCCGGCGTGCTGCAGGCGCTGGAGCGGCCGGCCGAGGTGCGGGCGGCCCAACACCTCCTCCggcagcactgggagctgctgggcaaCCACACCTGCCTGCAGGGGCCCGGCCTGCAGCGGCTCATCCAG GGTATCATCCAAGCCTACAAAAGCGGCATAA